From one Rhizobium sp. CIAT894 genomic stretch:
- a CDS encoding type II toxin-antitoxin system ParD family antitoxin: MGEAAKVTVTLEPRLEEYVRDEVARGAYKSSSDYIESVLRERYDDDRRIHELEDELQKGIDDLEAGQVMSLDEAFDSVYAELGLDKLRTR, translated from the coding sequence ATGGGCGAAGCCGCAAAAGTTACCGTTACCCTCGAGCCTCGTCTCGAAGAATATGTGCGCGACGAGGTCGCCCGCGGCGCCTATAAATCGAGCAGCGACTATATCGAAAGTGTGCTCCGCGAGCGCTACGATGATGATCGACGCATTCACGAACTGGAAGACGAGTTACAAAAGGGCATCGACGATCTGGAAGCAGGACAAGTCATGTCCCTCGACGAGGCGTTTGACAGTGTCTACGCGGAACTTGGTCTGGACAAGCTCCGCACCCGATGA
- a CDS encoding ComF family protein produces the protein MGPIDFESPSKVLRAHLLRPFSALADFFYPPACSVCGISTGGHRGLCAKCWSGIRFIERPYCEVLGVPFSHDLGAGILSAEAIAHPPPFDRLRSAAIHDHAVRDLVHGLKYRDRTDLVPMMSAWMLRASDGTVESCDALIPVPLHSTRMLTRKFNQAAELARHMARLSGKPLLAATLVRVKRTSQQVGLGAKAREDNVRGAFAVAKGRENDIFGKRIVLVDDVYTTGATVAAASRTLRKAGAAEITVLTFARALSEPI, from the coding sequence ATGGGGCCGATCGATTTCGAAAGTCCATCAAAGGTCTTGCGGGCGCATCTCTTGCGGCCGTTTTCGGCACTTGCCGATTTCTTTTATCCACCGGCCTGTTCGGTCTGCGGCATTTCGACCGGCGGCCATCGCGGGCTCTGTGCGAAATGCTGGTCCGGCATCCGCTTCATCGAGCGGCCTTATTGCGAGGTGCTCGGCGTCCCCTTCTCGCACGATCTCGGCGCCGGCATTCTCAGCGCCGAGGCGATCGCCCACCCGCCGCCCTTCGATCGGCTGCGGTCGGCTGCGATCCACGACCATGCGGTTCGCGATCTCGTTCATGGGCTGAAATATCGCGATCGCACCGATCTGGTGCCGATGATGTCCGCCTGGATGCTGCGCGCGTCCGACGGGACGGTCGAAAGCTGCGATGCGCTGATCCCGGTGCCGCTGCACAGCACCCGCATGCTGACGCGCAAGTTCAATCAGGCCGCCGAGCTTGCCCGCCATATGGCAAGGCTTTCGGGCAAGCCGCTGCTTGCCGCCACGCTTGTCCGCGTCAAGCGCACCAGCCAGCAGGTCGGCCTTGGCGCGAAGGCGCGCGAGGACAATGTCAGGGGCGCTTTCGCGGTTGCCAAGGGGCGCGAAAACGACATTTTCGGCAAGCGCATCGTGCTTGTCGACGACGTCTATACAACAGGGGCGACGGTCGCCGCTGCAAGCCGGACATTGCGCAAGGCGGGGGCGGCCGAGATCACGGTTTTGACCTTTGCAAGGGCTCTGTCCGAGCCTATATGA
- a CDS encoding DUF1178 family protein: MIRYSLTCDNAHEFEGWFSESADFDRQVATGFLTCPVCHSAAVSKLLMAPSVSTARKKDERQTLAMDAMRQEALQKLKEAVAAVKANSEDVGTKFPEEARKIHYGEADARGIIGQATVDEAQALVEEGIEIAAIPVLPEDVN, encoded by the coding sequence TTGATCCGCTATTCCCTCACCTGTGACAATGCCCATGAATTCGAAGGCTGGTTTTCTGAAAGCGCCGATTTCGACCGTCAGGTCGCGACGGGGTTCCTCACCTGTCCGGTCTGCCATTCCGCTGCCGTCTCCAAGCTGCTGATGGCGCCTTCGGTATCGACGGCGCGCAAGAAGGACGAGAGACAGACGCTGGCGATGGACGCCATGCGCCAGGAGGCTCTGCAAAAACTGAAAGAGGCGGTCGCGGCCGTCAAGGCCAATTCCGAGGATGTCGGCACCAAGTTTCCCGAGGAAGCTCGCAAGATCCATTACGGTGAGGCGGATGCCCGCGGCATTATCGGCCAGGCGACAGTGGACGAGGCGCAGGCGCTTGTGGAAGAGGGCATCGAGATTGCCGCCATTCCGGTGCTGCCCGAGGATGTGAATTAA
- a CDS encoding type II toxin-antitoxin system RelE/ParE family toxin → MSTRNLVWTSSAPDEGCFSRAARADLLTIGRYILEQNPARALPFMDELHSACVEIADMPRAFVEPRLPRLTGVRRRLFGNYLIFYRIEDSTVQVMRILHGARDYVRILRRMT, encoded by the coding sequence GTGTCTACGCGGAACTTGGTCTGGACAAGCTCCGCACCCGATGAAGGTTGTTTTTCCCGAGCTGCCCGCGCCGATCTGCTCACAATTGGCCGGTATATTCTTGAACAAAATCCGGCACGCGCTTTGCCATTCATGGACGAGTTGCACTCCGCATGTGTGGAGATCGCAGACATGCCGCGTGCCTTTGTCGAACCGCGGTTGCCACGACTGACAGGGGTTCGCAGGCGTCTTTTCGGAAACTATCTAATCTTCTATCGAATTGAGGATTCGACCGTCCAAGTGATGCGCATCCTCCATGGCGCGCGCGATTACGTCCGCATCCTTCGACGGATGACTTGA
- the grxC gene encoding glutaredoxin 3, with product MIPVTIYTRQFCGYCSRAKSLLEEKGVDYVEHDATYSPDLRQEMIGKSNGRTTFPQIFIGADHVGGCDDLFALDRAGKLDPMLAA from the coding sequence ATGATACCCGTCACCATCTATACACGGCAGTTTTGCGGTTATTGCAGCCGCGCCAAGTCCCTGCTCGAAGAAAAGGGCGTCGACTATGTCGAGCACGACGCCACCTACTCGCCGGATCTGCGCCAGGAGATGATCGGCAAGTCGAACGGACGCACCACTTTTCCGCAGATCTTCATCGGCGCCGATCATGTCGGCGGTTGCGACGATCTGTTTGCGCTCGATCGGGCCGGCAAGCTCGATCCGATGCTGGCGGCCTGA
- a CDS encoding carbon-nitrogen hydrolase family protein — translation MSFKAAAIQMCSGVDPAKNAAAMARLVREAAAEGATYVQTPEMTGMLQRDRAAARAVLADEAHDIIVKTGSELAAEFGIHMHVGSTAIALADGKIANRGFLFGPDGRILNRYDKIHMFDVDLDNGESWRESAAYTAGSEARVLSLPFAEMGFAICYDVRFPALFRAQAIAGAEVMTVPAAFTKQTGEAHWEILLRARAIENGVFVIAAAQAGRHEDGRHEDGRETFGHSMIIDPWGTVLASAGATGEAIIIAEIDPAAVKAAHDKVPNLRNGREFSVEKIAGAVAGGVAA, via the coding sequence ATGAGCTTCAAGGCCGCCGCCATCCAGATGTGTTCCGGGGTCGATCCGGCGAAGAACGCCGCCGCCATGGCGCGGCTGGTGCGCGAGGCGGCCGCAGAGGGCGCGACCTATGTGCAAACGCCCGAGATGACCGGCATGCTGCAGCGCGACCGCGCGGCGGCGCGTGCCGTGCTCGCCGACGAGGCGCATGATATCATCGTCAAGACCGGCTCCGAGCTTGCCGCCGAATTCGGCATCCACATGCATGTCGGCTCGACGGCGATCGCGCTTGCCGATGGCAAGATCGCCAATCGCGGTTTTCTGTTCGGCCCCGACGGCAGGATTCTTAATCGCTACGACAAAATCCATATGTTCGACGTCGACCTCGACAATGGCGAGAGCTGGCGCGAAAGTGCCGCCTATACCGCAGGCTCGGAGGCGCGCGTGCTGTCGCTGCCCTTTGCCGAAATGGGCTTTGCGATCTGCTACGACGTGCGCTTTCCCGCACTCTTTCGCGCCCAGGCGATTGCCGGCGCCGAGGTGATGACGGTTCCCGCCGCGTTCACCAAGCAGACCGGCGAGGCGCATTGGGAGATCCTGCTCAGAGCCCGCGCGATCGAGAACGGCGTCTTCGTCATTGCCGCCGCGCAGGCCGGCCGGCACGAGGATGGGCGACACGAGGACGGCCGGGAGACCTTCGGCCATTCGATGATCATCGATCCCTGGGGCACGGTGCTGGCCTCGGCCGGGGCGACCGGCGAGGCGATCATCATCGCCGAGATCGACCCTGCCGCGGTCAAGGCTGCGCATGACAAGGTCCCGAACCTGAGGAATGGCCGGGAATTTTCGGTCGAAAAGATTGCCGGGGCAGTCGCCGGAGGCGTGGCCGCTTGA
- the ubiG gene encoding bifunctional 2-polyprenyl-6-hydroxyphenol methylase/3-demethylubiquinol 3-O-methyltransferase UbiG, giving the protein MTETARSTIDQGEVDRFSAMAAEWWSPTGKFKPLHKFNPVRLAYIRDKACENFGRDPKSARPLEGLRVLDIGCGGGLLSEPVARMGATVTGADPSEKNIGIASTHAKASGVSVDYRAVTAEELADAGETFDIVLNMEVVEHVADVEFFMTTCAKMVRPGGLIFVATINRTMKAAALAIFAAENILRWLPRGTHQYEKLVRPEELEKPLTASGLEITDRTGVFFNPLSNQWNLSKDMDVNYMLLAKRRV; this is encoded by the coding sequence ATGACCGAAACCGCCAGAAGCACGATCGACCAGGGCGAAGTGGACCGCTTCTCGGCGATGGCGGCGGAATGGTGGAGCCCGACCGGCAAGTTCAAGCCGCTGCACAAGTTCAATCCCGTCCGCCTCGCCTATATCAGAGACAAGGCCTGCGAGAATTTCGGCCGTGATCCGAAAAGCGCGCGCCCGCTCGAGGGGCTGCGCGTGCTCGATATCGGCTGCGGCGGCGGCCTGTTGTCCGAACCTGTCGCCCGCATGGGGGCCACCGTCACCGGCGCCGATCCCTCCGAAAAGAATATCGGCATCGCCTCGACCCATGCCAAGGCCTCCGGCGTTTCGGTCGACTACCGCGCCGTCACCGCCGAGGAACTGGCGGACGCCGGCGAAACCTTCGATATCGTCCTGAACATGGAAGTGGTCGAACATGTCGCCGACGTCGAATTCTTCATGACGACCTGCGCAAAAATGGTCCGCCCCGGCGGCCTGATCTTCGTTGCCACCATCAATCGTACGATGAAGGCGGCAGCGCTTGCCATCTTCGCCGCCGAGAACATCCTGCGCTGGCTGCCGCGCGGCACCCACCAGTATGAAAAGCTGGTGCGCCCGGAAGAGCTGGAAAAGCCATTGACGGCAAGCGGCCTCGAGATCACCGACCGCACCGGCGTCTTTTTCAATCCGCTGTCGAACCAGTGGAATCTGTCCAAGGATATGGACGTCAATTATATGCTGCTGGCGAAGCGCAGGGTGTAG